The Acidimicrobiales bacterium genomic interval CGAGGTGGCGACCGTCCGCCGGGAGATCACCTGTGTCCTGAGGCGGCACGGATGGACGGCGGGGCCGCCGTCTCCGGCCGACCCCGGCGCCCCCATCCCCGTCCGGGACGGGTGGAACCCGTTGGCGCCGGCGGCCGGGGACCGCGCCGCCTACCGCGACATCTGCGCCCTCGAGTCACTGCACCGGCTCGGTGACCATCCCGCCCTGACCGCGGCCGCGGCCGGGTTGCTCGGGGACCACGACGTCCTCCGCCATCCCCGCCCCGTGGCGCGTGTGGTGGCGCCCGCCGCCGGCTCCCCCCAACCGCCCACCCCGCCGCACCAGGACCACGTGAACATGCAGGGGGGGCGCCGGGCGGTCGTGGCCTGGATAGCCCTGACCGCCTGCCCCCTTCGGGCGGGCGCCCTCGAGGTGGCGCTCGGCTCCCACCGGGACGGCCCGCGCCCTCACGCCCTGGCCCCGGGATCCGGTGTGCTGTCCTGCCCGGTCGATCCCGGCGACCGCTGGTGGAGCGACGACCTGGAGCCCGGGGACGCGATCCTCTTCGACGCCCTGAGCGTGCACCGCGCCCTCCCCAACCGGTCGGAGGGCTTCCGCCTCTCCGTCGACTTCCGCTACCAGCCCCGGCGGGACCCGGTCTGTGCCCTGACCCTCGGCGCCTACGGCGACCTGGGTTGGGACGAGATCTACGCCGGCTGGAGCGCGCCAGCGGGACCGGCGGCCAGCGCGCCGTACTACTGGCGGGACATGGACCTGTGTGTCGAGCCCCACGACCCGGCCTACTGCCGGGCGGATCCGGTCAGGCCGGCTGGGCCTCGGGGTTGATGGCGTCCAGCGCCGAGTACTCCTCGCTGGTGTCCACCCAGTCCTCGAACTGGATGACCCCGATCTCGGTGAACTTCTGACGCAGCCAGCCGTCCCCGGCGTCGAGGAGCCCCAGCTTCTTGCAGTTCGGGACGATCT includes:
- a CDS encoding phytanoyl-CoA dioxygenase family protein, with the translated sequence MTLAAVAPAAGARDRTGYERDGRVLLRSLIGPDEVATVRREITCVLRRHGWTAGPPSPADPGAPIPVRDGWNPLAPAAGDRAAYRDICALESLHRLGDHPALTAAAAGLLGDHDVLRHPRPVARVVAPAAGSPQPPTPPHQDHVNMQGGRRAVVAWIALTACPLRAGALEVALGSHRDGPRPHALAPGSGVLSCPVDPGDRWWSDDLEPGDAILFDALSVHRALPNRSEGFRLSVDFRYQPRRDPVCALTLGAYGDLGWDEIYAGWSAPAGPAASAPYYWRDMDLCVEPHDPAYCRADPVRPAGPRG